The Janthinobacterium tructae genome contains the following window.
TCATCGACGGGCACGCCGAAGATCTGGCGGTAGGCGGCGTAGAACGAGCAATGCATGATGATGGTCAATATCATCGACAGGGGCATCATCAGCTGCATCATCAGCGGCGTGCGGCCAAAGATGACGGCCAGCAACTGGCTGGTGACAACGCTGATGGCGAACCAGGTGGAAGCGAAGACGATGAAGGCCGACAGCGAGCGCCAGACGGCGAAAAAGCTGAAGAACAGCGACTTGCCCAGGCTGGTTTGTTTCCAGTAAATCAGCGGTGCGGCAAAGCAGAAGGCCATGGCGGCGGGCACGTACAGCACGATGGCCAGCAGGATGCCCAGGCCCATGCGCGATTCGGGGATGGCGGCGCGCGCCGCTTCTTCCGTCAATTGCCCCGTGACCAGTTGCCACAGCAAGCCGTCGTCCACCAGGGTCGAGGCGCCGATGGCAACGATGGCCATCAGGATGTACAGCACGCCCAGGCCCAGCAGGGAAGGAAACGCGGGCTTGCGGAAGCCCGAGATCAACAGGCTGGGCAAGACGCGCTTGCCCTGGTCGATATTCAGGCAGCCTTGCACGAAGGCGATGGAAAACACGGGGACCAGGATGACGGGCAGCATTTGGCCGAGCAGGGGCACGATGCTGACGGCCAGCATGCAGAACATATAGCCGAGAAACAGCATCGACATGCCGCCAGGTTGCTGGCGAAACAGGGAGAATCCCTGTTTCACCCATTGCCAACCTGTACTTGCAGGTAATTTTTCCATGTTTAAAACAGTTCCGGGGCAGGTGTGGCGATACGTTCGCGCAGAATGCGTTCGAAATGCGTGGGATCGTGCGGGGTCAGCATTTCCGCTTCGCGCGGCTGGTAATAATCGTACAGGCGCGACAGCCAGAAGCGCAGCGCGGCAGCGCGCAGCATTGCTTGCCATGCCGTCTGTTCTTCATGCGTGAACGGGCGCACGGCCTGGTAGGCGTCCAGCAGGGCGCGCACGCGCACCTTGTCGAGCACGCCCGTTGCCAGGTCCACGCACCAGTCGTTGACGGTGACTGCCACGTCGAACAGCCAGGTGTCGCAGCCGGCAAAATAAAAGTCGAAAAAGCCCGTCAGTTGCTCGCCGTCAAACATGACGTTGTTGCGGAACAAGTCGGCATGCACGGGGCCGCGCGGGATGGCTTTATAGGTATCGCAAGCTGCAAAGGCGTCCTGGAAATGGATTTCCGCACGCAGCAAATGCGCCTTGGCATCGTCGAGGTGGTGCAAGACCAGCGGTGTGGTGGCGTTCCACCACTGCAGCCCCCGCAAATTCGGCTGCTGCAGTGGGAAGTCCTGCGCCGCCAGGTGCATCTTCGCCAGCATGGCGCCGACAGCCGCGCAATGCACGGCTTGCGGTGCCATCTGCGAGCTGCCGTCGAGTTTGCTGACGATGGCCGCCGGCTTGCCTTGCAAGGCCGTCACCAGTTCGCCATCGGCATTGGCGATCGGCGCGGGCACCAGCACGCCCCGGTCCGCCAAATGACGCATCAGTTGCAGATAAAACGGCAATTGCTCGAAGCTGAGGTTTTCAAAGATCGTCAGCACATACTCGCCGCGCTCCGTGCTCAGGAAGAAATTGCTGTTTTCGATGCCGGACGCGATGCCCTTGAGCGCCAGAGGTTTGCCGAGTGGAAACTGCGTGAGCCACTGGCCGATATCGTCCAGGTATAGCGCGGTAAAAACTGCCATGGGAAAGAGGGGTATGGTCTAAAAGGTCAAAAAAAGCCGGCTGCCCCGCAGGTGGCCGGGGCAGGGCAGAAGAGAGTGGCTGCTTACTTCGCTGCTGCGGGTGGTGCTGGCGCGTCTGCGGCCTCTTC
Protein-coding sequences here:
- a CDS encoding BPSS1780 family membrane protein — its product is MEKLPASTGWQWVKQGFSLFRQQPGGMSMLFLGYMFCMLAVSIVPLLGQMLPVILVPVFSIAFVQGCLNIDQGKRVLPSLLISGFRKPAFPSLLGLGVLYILMAIVAIGASTLVDDGLLWQLVTGQLTEEAARAAIPESRMGLGILLAIVLYVPAAMAFCFAAPLIYWKQTSLGKSLFFSFFAVWRSLSAFIVFASTWFAISVVTSQLLAVIFGRTPLMMQLMMPLSMILTIIMHCSFYAAYRQIFGVPVDESKTVSLDKAGE
- a CDS encoding homoserine kinase, which encodes MAVFTALYLDDIGQWLTQFPLGKPLALKGIASGIENSNFFLSTERGEYVLTIFENLSFEQLPFYLQLMRHLADRGVLVPAPIANADGELVTALQGKPAAIVSKLDGSSQMAPQAVHCAAVGAMLAKMHLAAQDFPLQQPNLRGLQWWNATTPLVLHHLDDAKAHLLRAEIHFQDAFAACDTYKAIPRGPVHADLFRNNVMFDGEQLTGFFDFYFAGCDTWLFDVAVTVNDWCVDLATGVLDKVRVRALLDAYQAVRPFTHEEQTAWQAMLRAAALRFWLSRLYDYYQPREAEMLTPHDPTHFERILRERIATPAPELF